A single genomic interval of Rhodocyclaceae bacterium harbors:
- a CDS encoding S-methyl-5'-thioinosine phosphorylase produces MLAIIGGSGLGKLATIEAPHRRVVRTPYGEPSGALTFGRLCGRDVVFLPRHGHGHTIAPHEVNYRANIWALREENVDAIISVASVGGIRADLAPGVLAVPHQIIDYTHGRRGTFFEGPDQPVTHVDFTEPYCPQLRASLLAAAAAAGEAMIADGVYAVTQGPRLETAAEIDRLERDGADMVGMTGMPEAALARELGLSYAALAVVANFAAGRGNSAHAIDLHIIGGVLSVAMQRVQHILDRCVECHGS; encoded by the coding sequence ATGCTCGCGATCATCGGAGGCTCCGGCCTCGGGAAGCTTGCCACGATCGAGGCGCCGCACCGGCGCGTGGTGCGCACACCCTATGGCGAACCCTCGGGCGCACTGACGTTCGGGCGCCTGTGCGGGCGCGACGTGGTGTTCCTGCCGCGCCACGGACATGGCCACACGATCGCGCCGCACGAGGTCAACTACCGCGCGAACATCTGGGCACTGCGCGAGGAGAACGTAGACGCGATCATTTCCGTTGCATCCGTCGGTGGCATCCGCGCAGACCTGGCGCCAGGCGTGCTCGCGGTACCGCACCAGATCATCGACTACACGCACGGCCGCCGCGGAACCTTCTTCGAGGGACCCGATCAGCCCGTCACGCATGTCGACTTCACCGAGCCCTACTGCCCGCAGCTGCGGGCGAGCCTGCTGGCAGCAGCGGCAGCCGCAGGCGAAGCGATGATTGCGGACGGTGTCTATGCGGTAACGCAGGGGCCGCGGCTGGAGACCGCTGCCGAGATCGACCGGCTCGAGCGCGACGGCGCCGACATGGTCGGCATGACCGGAATGCCCGAGGCCGCGCTGGCGCGCGAGCTCGGGCTTTCCTATGCGGCTCTCGCCGTGGTGGCCAACTTCGCCGCCGGCCGCGGCAACAGTGCGCATGCGATCGACTTGCACATCATCGGTGGCGTGCTTTCGGTGGCCATGCAGCGGGTCCAGCATATCCTCGACCGATGCGTGGAATGCCATGGTTCGTGA